The Gillisia sp. Hel_I_86 genome has a segment encoding these proteins:
- a CDS encoding MFS transporter codes for MDTRLGLRENWKQFSLLVLVSAFVGGMIGLERSIFPEYAQKVFGIESKTAILSFITAFGITKALTNYFTGRLANAIGRKNLLVIGWLFAIPVPFILMNANGWNWVIVANLLLGINQGLTWSSTVVMKIDLVGEKNRGLAMGLNEFAGYFAIGIVAFLSGYVADRYGITPYPFYIGIVISIIGFLLSLFFINDTSKFVALESKDDNSTELKNIFWETTLKDKTLSSVSQAGLVNKP; via the coding sequence ATGGATACTCGCTTAGGCTTAAGAGAGAACTGGAAGCAGTTTTCGCTGTTGGTTTTGGTAAGCGCCTTTGTTGGCGGTATGATAGGGTTGGAACGCAGCATATTCCCTGAATATGCACAAAAAGTTTTTGGGATTGAATCAAAAACAGCCATACTTTCATTCATAACAGCCTTCGGAATTACCAAGGCTCTGACCAATTACTTTACTGGGCGTTTGGCAAATGCCATAGGTCGGAAAAATTTATTGGTTATTGGGTGGTTATTTGCCATTCCTGTTCCTTTTATTTTGATGAACGCAAACGGTTGGAACTGGGTAATAGTTGCCAATCTTCTTTTAGGAATCAACCAAGGTCTGACTTGGAGCAGTACGGTGGTAATGAAAATTGACCTTGTAGGAGAGAAAAATCGCGGTCTGGCAATGGGACTCAATGAATTTGCAGGTTATTTTGCCATCGGTATAGTGGCATTCCTTTCAGGTTACGTGGCAGACCGATATGGTATTACCCCTTATCCGTTTTACATAGGAATAGTTATATCTATAATAGGATTTTTATTGAGTCTATTTTTTATAAATGATACGAGCAAATTTGTTGCCTTAGAAAGTAAAGATGATAATTCAACCGAACTAAAGAATATATTTTGGGAAACCACATTAAAAGATAAAACACTTAGCTCAGTGAGCCAAGCAGGTCTGGTGAACAAACCTTAA
- a CDS encoding transposase: MVLQPEDRLKKTDQAFLKFLYNKAPEIKAAVEMAVQFKSLFKNKEEGPLESWLTRALQPESELRSFAQGVKHDYSAINQVVISVISNGQVEGQVNKLKNIKRMMYGRANFPLLKKMVLHESMVHQK; the protein is encoded by the coding sequence ATGGTATTACAGCCAGAAGACCGATTAAAAAAGACGGATCAGGCTTTTCTGAAATTCCTGTATAACAAAGCGCCGGAAATTAAAGCCGCCGTAGAAATGGCCGTGCAATTTAAAAGCCTCTTCAAAAATAAAGAGGAAGGACCATTAGAAAGTTGGTTAACCCGCGCACTGCAACCTGAATCAGAATTACGGAGTTTTGCCCAAGGGGTCAAACACGATTATAGTGCCATAAATCAAGTGGTAATATCAGTCATAAGTAATGGGCAGGTGGAAGGACAGGTCAATAAATTGAAAAATATCAAACGAATGATGTATGGCAGAGCCAACTTTCCGCTTCTAAAGAAAATGGTATTACATGAAAGTATGGTTCACCAAAAGTGA
- a CDS encoding MFS transporter, giving the protein MIWGLLPIILLQANYDSQNIGIITAIYPTVWGLGQLFTGRMSDIYSKKAMLFWGMLLQGFAILILPFITESYIMLIALTFALGIGTALVYPTFLSTIAAATSPAQRAESIGTFRLWRDLGYAIGAIVSGIIADLFGVSMAILSIGAITIVSAMVIKFRMPELKTIKNN; this is encoded by the coding sequence ATGATATGGGGGCTATTGCCCATAATTTTGCTTCAAGCCAATTATGATTCCCAAAATATAGGGATTATAACAGCTATCTACCCTACGGTTTGGGGATTGGGACAATTATTTACTGGTAGGATGTCAGATATATATTCAAAAAAGGCGATGTTGTTTTGGGGAATGCTTTTGCAAGGTTTTGCCATTTTAATTTTACCCTTCATTACAGAGAGCTACATAATGCTAATTGCCTTAACCTTTGCGTTGGGGATTGGTACTGCGCTGGTCTACCCTACATTCTTGTCTACAATTGCAGCTGCCACGAGCCCAGCCCAACGTGCCGAAAGCATAGGTACTTTTAGGCTATGGCGAGATTTGGGATATGCTATTGGAGCAATAGTTTCTGGGATCATTGCGGATTTATTCGGTGTGTCGATGGCAATATTGTCTATAGGTGCCATAACCATAGTTTCGGCAATGGTAATCAAATTTAGGATGCCAGAACTAAAGACCATTAAAAATAATTAA